One genomic region from Jiangella sp. DSM 45060 encodes:
- a CDS encoding glycosyltransferase family 4 protein, with protein MRILVVSWEYPPVIYGGLGRHVHRLTEGLVADGHDVAVVTQSAPGMPEEEDDKGVRVFRAPPDPPAGERGEDLVPWVLALNTSLMRTAHRLTREWMPDVVHAHDWVDAHAGINVARAIDAPLVATVHATEAGLWDGWLSTPLSRARHDIEAWLVAEATRSIVCSEAMRVEAAAAFDVPPEDLTVIRNAVDHPAWRTTAEARRATRERFGIPPKTPLLVFGGRLEWEKGVDVCVEALSLVRQRHHDARLVLAGAGSQEINLRRLAQRLQIDHVVQFAGRMDQPDLAALFGAADVAMCPSSYEPFGIVALEACAAGTPVIAGDSGGLREVIEHDVTGLLVPPRDPGDLAAAAMRLLDEPGLSQRLVRAAHQRIATEFVWTAVARETEKVYAAAVADPRPPRPRPAPAPDGNILADRPAAVQQAWKRVRGEV; from the coding sequence ATGCGGATACTTGTCGTCTCGTGGGAGTACCCGCCAGTCATCTACGGCGGGCTCGGGCGTCACGTCCACCGCCTGACCGAGGGTCTCGTGGCCGACGGACACGACGTCGCCGTCGTCACCCAGTCCGCCCCGGGGATGCCCGAGGAAGAGGACGACAAGGGTGTGCGCGTGTTCCGGGCGCCGCCCGATCCGCCGGCCGGCGAGCGTGGCGAGGACCTCGTGCCGTGGGTGCTGGCGCTGAACACCAGCCTCATGCGCACCGCCCACCGGCTCACCCGCGAGTGGATGCCCGACGTCGTCCACGCGCACGACTGGGTCGACGCGCACGCCGGCATCAACGTCGCGCGCGCCATCGACGCGCCGCTGGTCGCCACCGTCCACGCCACCGAGGCGGGGCTCTGGGACGGCTGGCTGTCGACGCCGCTGTCGCGGGCCCGGCACGACATCGAGGCGTGGCTGGTCGCCGAGGCCACCCGCTCCATCGTCTGCTCCGAGGCCATGCGGGTCGAGGCCGCCGCCGCGTTCGACGTCCCGCCCGAGGACCTCACCGTCATCCGCAACGCCGTCGACCACCCCGCCTGGCGCACCACGGCCGAGGCGCGGCGAGCCACCCGCGAGCGGTTCGGCATCCCGCCGAAGACGCCGCTGCTGGTGTTCGGCGGGCGGCTGGAATGGGAGAAGGGCGTCGACGTCTGCGTCGAGGCGCTCTCGCTGGTCCGCCAGCGCCACCACGACGCCCGGCTGGTGCTGGCCGGCGCCGGGTCGCAGGAGATCAACCTGCGGCGGCTGGCGCAGCGGCTGCAGATCGACCACGTCGTCCAGTTCGCCGGGCGCATGGACCAGCCCGACCTCGCCGCCCTCTTCGGCGCCGCCGACGTCGCCATGTGCCCGTCGTCGTACGAGCCGTTCGGCATCGTGGCACTGGAGGCGTGCGCGGCCGGCACCCCGGTCATCGCAGGCGACAGCGGCGGCCTGCGCGAGGTCATCGAGCACGACGTCACCGGCCTGCTGGTGCCGCCGCGCGACCCCGGCGACCTCGCGGCCGCGGCCATGCGGCTGCTCGACGAGCCCGGCCTGTCGCAGCGGCTGGTCCGGGCCGCCCACCAGCGCATCGCCACCGAGTTCGTCTGGACGGCGGTCGCCCGCGAGACCGAGAAGGTCTACGCGGCCGCCGTCGCCGACCCCCGGCCGCCGCGGCCGCGGCCCGCACCTGCGCCCGACGGCAACATCCTGGCCGACCGGCCGGCGGCGGTGCAGCAGGCCTGGAAGCGGGTCCGGGGCGAGGTCTGA
- a CDS encoding electron transfer flavoprotein subunit beta/FixA family protein, which produces MKIVTLVKHVPDATADRTFTAADNTTDRVGVDGLLSELDEYAVEEALKIAEAGDDVEVVALTMGPEGADAALKKALQMGAGSGVHVVDDSLHGSDAPATARVLAAAVAKVGDVDLVLTGMASTDGGMSVVPAMLAEHLGLAHVGFVGELAVSETSVTARRDGDVASETIEAALPAVVAVTDQINEPRYPSFKGIMAAKKKPVETWTLGDLGVDAGAVGLGAAASVVREVTKRAERTQGQVVTDEGDGGTKLAEFLAAQKFI; this is translated from the coding sequence ATGAAGATCGTCACCCTGGTCAAGCACGTTCCGGACGCCACCGCGGACCGGACCTTCACCGCCGCCGACAACACCACCGACCGGGTGGGTGTCGACGGCTTGTTGTCCGAGCTGGACGAGTACGCCGTCGAGGAGGCGTTGAAGATCGCCGAGGCCGGCGACGATGTCGAGGTCGTCGCGTTGACGATGGGCCCCGAGGGCGCCGACGCCGCGTTGAAGAAGGCGCTGCAGATGGGCGCCGGCTCCGGTGTGCACGTGGTCGACGACTCCCTGCACGGGTCCGACGCGCCGGCCACCGCTCGGGTGCTGGCGGCCGCGGTCGCGAAGGTCGGCGACGTCGACCTGGTACTGACCGGCATGGCGTCGACCGACGGCGGCATGAGCGTGGTCCCGGCGATGCTGGCCGAGCATCTCGGGCTGGCGCACGTGGGCTTCGTCGGTGAGCTGGCGGTGTCCGAGACGTCGGTGACGGCGCGCCGCGACGGCGACGTCGCGTCCGAGACCATCGAGGCCGCGCTGCCGGCGGTGGTGGCGGTGACCGACCAGATCAACGAGCCGCGGTACCCGTCGTTCAAGGGGATCATGGCGGCGAAGAAGAAGCCGGTCGAGACGTGGACGCTGGGCGACCTCGGGGTCGACGCCGGCGCGGTCGGGCTGGGCGCCGCCGCCTCCGTCGTCCGTGAGGTGACGAAGCGGGCGGAGCGCACACAGGGTCAGGTCGTGACCGACGAGGGCGACGGCGGCACGAAGCTGGCCGAGTTCCTGGCCGCGCAGAAGTTCATCTGA
- a CDS encoding electron transfer flavoprotein subunit alpha/FixB family protein: MGEILVLVDHVDGAVRKTTLELLTLARRAGEPAAVFLGSGFDAARDTLGEYGAAKVYVVEAPEFEQYLVVPKAEALAQLAASSGAAGVLLTSSPEGKEIAARLAVKLGSGVITDAVDVAADFTTTQSVFAGGYTVTAQVTTGAPVITVKPNAVTPEPAPATPAEEKVAVAFSEAATKARIVERKPRAATGRPELTEASIVVSGGRGTGGDFAPVEALADALGAAVGASRAAVDAGWYPHAYQVGQTGKTVSPQLYLAAGISGAIQHRAGMQTSKTIVVVNKDAEAPIFAMADFGVVGDLHTVLPQATEEIRKRQG, translated from the coding sequence ATGGGTGAGATTCTGGTCCTGGTCGACCACGTCGACGGCGCGGTGCGCAAGACCACGCTGGAGCTGCTGACGCTCGCGCGCCGCGCGGGCGAGCCGGCAGCCGTCTTCCTGGGGTCGGGGTTCGACGCGGCCCGCGACACGCTGGGGGAGTACGGCGCGGCGAAGGTGTATGTCGTCGAGGCGCCCGAGTTCGAGCAGTACCTGGTGGTGCCGAAGGCCGAGGCGCTGGCGCAGCTGGCGGCCTCGTCCGGTGCGGCCGGGGTGCTGCTGACGTCCTCGCCGGAGGGCAAGGAGATCGCGGCCCGGCTGGCGGTGAAGCTGGGGTCGGGTGTCATCACCGACGCCGTCGACGTCGCGGCCGACTTCACGACGACGCAGTCGGTGTTCGCCGGCGGCTACACCGTCACCGCGCAGGTCACCACGGGTGCGCCGGTCATCACGGTGAAGCCGAACGCGGTCACGCCCGAGCCCGCGCCGGCCACGCCGGCGGAGGAGAAGGTCGCGGTCGCGTTCAGCGAGGCGGCCACGAAGGCGCGCATCGTGGAGCGCAAGCCGCGGGCGGCCACCGGCCGCCCGGAGCTGACCGAGGCGTCCATCGTGGTCTCGGGCGGGCGCGGTACCGGCGGCGACTTCGCGCCCGTGGAGGCGCTTGCCGACGCGCTGGGCGCGGCCGTGGGCGCGTCGCGGGCCGCGGTCGACGCCGGCTGGTACCCGCACGCCTACCAGGTCGGGCAGACCGGCAAGACGGTGTCGCCGCAGCTCTACCTCGCGGCCGGCATCTCCGGCGCCATTCAGCACCGGGCCGGCATGCAGACGTCGAAGACCATCGTCGTGGTCAACAAGGACGCCGAGGCGCCGATCTTCGCGATGGCCGACTTCGGCGTCGTCGGCGACCTCCACACCGTCCTGCCCCAGGCCACCGAGGAGATCCGCAAGCGTCAGGGCTGA
- a CDS encoding cysteine desulfurase family protein, producing MSERRVYLDHAATTPVLPEVIDVVAAAMATLGNPSSLHASGRHARKLVEEARESVAAGLGARPSEVVFTSGGTEADNLAVKGLYWARRAADPRRVRILASAVEHHAVLDTVDWLAAEQGAKVEWLPVDATGRLDVDALRRVVAADPESVALITVMWANNEVGTVQPVGEVAAVAHEHAIPVHSDAVQAVGALPVHFGDSGLDAMTVSGHKAGAPVGVGALLLRREADVVPVLHGGGQERDVRSGTLDAPAVTGLAAALRSTLTDVPARASALAGLRERLVGGVLAAVPGAVLNGDPAHTLPGIAHFSFPGCEGDALLLLLDAAGIDCSTGSACTAGVPEPSHVLLAMGAPHERARGSLRFSLGHTSTTADVDALVSAIGPAVERARVAGIVNVATREN from the coding sequence ATGTCCGAGCGCCGCGTCTATCTCGACCACGCGGCGACGACCCCCGTCCTCCCCGAAGTGATCGACGTCGTCGCCGCGGCCATGGCGACCCTCGGCAACCCCTCGTCGCTGCACGCCTCCGGCCGGCACGCCCGCAAGCTGGTCGAGGAGGCGCGCGAGTCCGTCGCCGCCGGCCTCGGTGCGCGGCCCAGTGAGGTGGTGTTCACCTCGGGCGGCACCGAGGCCGACAACCTCGCCGTCAAGGGCCTCTACTGGGCCCGCCGCGCCGCCGACCCGCGTCGGGTCCGCATCCTCGCCTCCGCCGTCGAGCACCACGCCGTCCTCGACACCGTCGACTGGCTGGCCGCCGAGCAGGGCGCGAAGGTCGAGTGGCTGCCGGTCGACGCCACCGGACGGCTCGACGTCGACGCGCTGCGCCGGGTCGTCGCGGCCGACCCCGAGTCGGTCGCGCTGATCACCGTCATGTGGGCCAACAACGAGGTCGGCACGGTGCAGCCGGTCGGCGAGGTGGCCGCGGTCGCGCACGAGCACGCCATCCCGGTGCACTCCGACGCCGTGCAGGCGGTCGGCGCGCTGCCCGTCCACTTCGGCGACTCCGGGCTCGACGCCATGACGGTGTCCGGCCACAAGGCCGGCGCCCCGGTCGGCGTCGGCGCGCTGCTGCTGCGCCGCGAGGCCGACGTCGTGCCCGTCCTGCACGGCGGCGGGCAGGAGCGCGACGTCCGCTCCGGCACGCTCGACGCCCCCGCCGTCACCGGGCTGGCCGCCGCGCTGCGATCGACGCTGACCGACGTGCCCGCGCGGGCGTCGGCGCTGGCCGGGCTGCGCGAGCGGCTGGTCGGCGGCGTGCTGGCGGCGGTGCCCGGCGCGGTACTGAACGGCGACCCGGCGCACACGCTGCCGGGCATCGCGCACTTCTCCTTCCCCGGCTGCGAGGGCGACGCGCTGCTGCTCCTGCTCGACGCCGCCGGCATCGACTGCTCCACCGGCAGCGCCTGCACGGCCGGCGTGCCCGAGCCGTCGCACGTCCTGCTGGCCATGGGCGCGCCGCACGAGCGGGCCCGCGGGTCGCTGCGGTTCTCGCTCGGCCACACGTCCACGACGGCCGACGTCGACGCGCTGGTCTCGGCCATCGGGCCGGCCGTCGAGCGGGCCCGCGTTGCCGGCATCGTCAACGTCGCCACCAGGGAGAACTGA
- the mnmA gene encoding tRNA 2-thiouridine(34) synthase MnmA, with translation MRVLAAMSGGVDSAVAAARLVEAGHDVTGVHLALSSNPQSFRTGARGCCTIEDSRDARRAADVLGIPFYVWDLAERFRADVVDDFVAEYAAGRTPNPCLRCNEKIKFAAVLDRALALGFDAVGTGHYARVVAGPEGTELHRAADPEKDQSYVLGVLTAEQLSHALFPLGGTVKSEVRDEAERRGLAVARKPDSHDICFIADGDTAGFLRDHLGDAPGEVVDAAGAVVGTHEGTYGFTIGQRKGLRIGTPAADGKPRYVLDISPVDRRVTVGPREALAVDALTGVAPRWCGAPPPASSPLSCLAQFRAHGTPVPAAATVSGSGVEVTFETAQEGVASGQAIVLYDGTRVIGSATIDRTRSAVSA, from the coding sequence ATGCGCGTCCTCGCCGCGATGTCCGGCGGAGTCGACTCGGCGGTCGCCGCGGCCCGGCTGGTCGAGGCCGGCCACGACGTCACCGGCGTGCACCTCGCGCTGTCGTCGAACCCGCAGTCGTTCCGCACCGGCGCCCGCGGCTGCTGCACCATCGAGGACTCCCGCGACGCCCGCCGCGCCGCCGACGTCCTGGGCATCCCGTTCTACGTGTGGGACCTCGCCGAGCGGTTCCGCGCAGACGTCGTCGACGACTTCGTTGCCGAGTACGCCGCCGGCCGCACGCCCAACCCGTGCCTGCGCTGCAACGAGAAGATCAAGTTCGCCGCCGTGCTCGACCGCGCGCTGGCGCTCGGCTTCGACGCCGTCGGCACCGGGCACTACGCGCGGGTCGTCGCCGGGCCGGAGGGCACCGAGCTGCACCGCGCCGCCGACCCGGAGAAGGACCAGTCCTACGTGCTCGGCGTGCTGACCGCCGAGCAGCTCTCCCATGCGCTGTTCCCGCTCGGCGGCACCGTCAAGTCCGAGGTCCGCGACGAAGCCGAGAGGCGCGGGCTGGCCGTCGCCCGCAAGCCCGACAGCCACGACATCTGCTTCATCGCCGACGGCGACACCGCCGGCTTCCTGCGCGACCACCTCGGCGACGCGCCGGGCGAGGTCGTCGACGCCGCCGGCGCCGTCGTCGGCACGCACGAGGGCACCTACGGGTTCACCATCGGGCAGCGCAAGGGGCTGCGCATCGGCACGCCGGCCGCCGACGGCAAGCCGCGCTACGTCCTCGACATCTCCCCGGTCGACCGCCGGGTCACCGTCGGCCCGCGCGAGGCGCTCGCCGTCGACGCGCTCACCGGAGTGGCGCCGCGCTGGTGCGGCGCGCCGCCGCCCGCCTCGTCGCCGCTGTCGTGCCTGGCCCAGTTCCGGGCGCACGGCACCCCGGTCCCGGCGGCCGCGACGGTGTCCGGCTCCGGGGTCGAGGTGACGTTCGAGACCGCCCAGGAGGGCGTCGCTTCCGGCCAGGCGATCGTGCTCTACGACGGCACCCGGGTCATCGGGTCGGCCACCATCGACCGCACCCGCTCGGCCGTCAGCGCGTGA
- a CDS encoding alpha/beta fold hydrolase yields the protein MTTVSPQNRTIVRAGAKLRTLRVAFRTLDRVAPSAGARWAAGLWCMLPDTGGRRRDERPRPGERSTLTLPDGRAVAVESWGFGPPVYLMHGWGGWRGQLGAFVQPLVDAGRRVVALDAPSHGESGPGQLGRGRATGVEFTEALAAAVGKHGKPSAVVAHSLGGAATAVAVADGLPAARLVLIAPSTTLSDGLALFQRTMGFGERTRSRLLARLERLAGRPLTDFDVTGLARRAEVPPTLVVHDRKDKEVPYDDGAALAAAWPEAELISTDGLGHQRILRDPGVIGLVVDYVTR from the coding sequence ATGACCACCGTCTCGCCGCAGAATCGCACGATCGTTCGTGCTGGCGCGAAGCTCCGCACGCTCCGGGTCGCGTTCCGCACGCTCGACCGCGTCGCGCCGTCGGCCGGCGCCCGCTGGGCCGCCGGGCTGTGGTGCATGCTGCCCGACACCGGCGGCCGCCGGCGCGACGAACGGCCGCGGCCGGGTGAGCGCAGCACGCTGACCCTCCCCGACGGCCGAGCGGTCGCGGTGGAGAGCTGGGGGTTCGGCCCGCCGGTCTACCTCATGCACGGCTGGGGCGGCTGGCGCGGCCAGCTCGGCGCGTTCGTCCAGCCGCTGGTCGACGCCGGGCGGCGGGTCGTGGCGCTCGACGCGCCCAGCCACGGCGAGTCCGGGCCCGGGCAGCTGGGCCGCGGCCGGGCCACCGGCGTCGAGTTCACCGAGGCGCTGGCGGCGGCCGTGGGCAAGCACGGCAAGCCGTCCGCCGTCGTCGCACACTCCCTCGGCGGGGCGGCGACGGCGGTGGCGGTGGCGGACGGGCTGCCGGCGGCGCGGCTGGTGCTGATCGCGCCGAGCACGACGCTCAGCGACGGGCTCGCACTGTTCCAGCGGACGATGGGCTTCGGCGAGCGCACCCGCAGCCGCCTGCTGGCGCGGCTGGAACGCCTGGCCGGCCGCCCGCTGACCGACTTCGACGTCACCGGGCTGGCCCGGCGCGCGGAGGTCCCGCCCACGCTCGTCGTGCACGACCGCAAGGACAAGGAGGTCCCGTACGACGACGGCGCCGCGCTCGCGGCCGCGTGGCCGGAGGCGGAGCTGATCAGCACCGACGGCCTCGGGCACCAGCGCATCCTGCGCGACCCCGGCGTCATCGGGCTGGTCGTCGACTACGTCACGCGCTGA
- a CDS encoding TetR/AcrR family transcriptional regulator: MTKGAETRQVILRQGVETAYRVGLGGLTIGHLAAATGMSKSGLFAHFRSKELLQLEVLREARTEFIDSVIRPALLAPRGEPRVRELFERWVECGRTRMPGGCLFVKAAAELDEQDGPVRDQLVRDHLDLYDSCARMFATGIAEGHFRDDADPLQFAADLDGIMLGFYHAHRLLEDERSEARARYAFERLLDAARVPVTT, encoded by the coding sequence GTGACAAAGGGTGCGGAAACCCGGCAGGTCATCCTCCGCCAGGGAGTCGAGACGGCCTATCGGGTCGGGCTGGGCGGGCTGACCATCGGGCACCTCGCCGCCGCCACCGGCATGTCCAAGAGCGGGCTGTTCGCGCACTTCCGGTCCAAGGAGCTGCTGCAGCTCGAGGTGCTGCGCGAGGCCCGCACCGAGTTCATCGACTCCGTCATCCGGCCGGCGCTTCTGGCGCCGCGCGGCGAGCCGCGGGTGCGTGAGTTGTTCGAGCGCTGGGTCGAGTGTGGCCGCACCCGCATGCCCGGCGGCTGTCTGTTCGTCAAGGCCGCGGCCGAGTTGGACGAGCAGGACGGCCCGGTCCGCGACCAGCTGGTCCGCGACCACCTCGACCTCTACGACTCCTGCGCCCGCATGTTCGCCACCGGCATCGCCGAGGGCCATTTCCGCGACGACGCCGACCCGCTGCAGTTCGCCGCCGACCTCGACGGCATCATGCTCGGCTTCTACCACGCCCACCGCCTGCTCGAGGACGAGCGGTCGGAGGCGCGGGCACGGTACGCGTTCGAGCGGCTGCTCGACGCCGCCCGCGTCCCTGTTACCACCTAG
- a CDS encoding VIT family protein yields MAEATPHEGEQHYHGKLAGRLNWLRAGILGANDGIISTAGIVVGVAGATTDRDWLLLTGVAGLVAGAFSMAGGEYTSVSAQRDTERAALARERWELEHLADEELAELTLIYERKGLSRPLAEQVARELTAEDALAAHAEAELGIDADEQTNPWTAALSSFVAFALGATLPLLAIVLPPASARVPVTMVTVVIALALTGYAGARLGGGRRRRAASRAVIVGLLTMAVTYVVGSAIGVSVS; encoded by the coding sequence ATGGCCGAGGCGACGCCGCACGAGGGCGAGCAGCACTACCACGGCAAGCTGGCGGGGCGGCTGAACTGGCTGCGCGCGGGCATCCTCGGCGCCAACGACGGCATCATCTCCACGGCCGGCATCGTGGTTGGCGTGGCCGGCGCCACCACCGACCGCGACTGGCTGCTGCTGACCGGCGTGGCGGGCCTGGTCGCGGGCGCGTTCTCGATGGCCGGCGGCGAGTACACCTCGGTCAGCGCCCAGCGCGACACCGAGCGGGCGGCGCTCGCGCGGGAACGGTGGGAGCTGGAGCACCTGGCCGACGAGGAGCTGGCCGAGCTCACCCTGATCTACGAGCGCAAGGGGCTGTCCCGCCCGCTGGCCGAGCAGGTCGCGCGCGAGCTGACGGCCGAGGACGCGCTGGCGGCGCACGCCGAGGCCGAGCTCGGCATCGACGCCGACGAGCAGACCAACCCGTGGACGGCGGCGCTGTCGTCGTTCGTGGCGTTCGCGCTGGGTGCGACGCTGCCGCTGCTGGCGATCGTGCTGCCGCCGGCCAGCGCGCGGGTGCCGGTCACGATGGTGACGGTGGTGATCGCGCTGGCCCTGACCGGATACGCCGGCGCGCGACTGGGCGGCGGACGGCGCCGGCGGGCGGCGTCTCGGGCGGTGATCGTGGGGCTGCTGACCATGGCGGTGACGTACGTCGTCGGCTCGGCGATCGGCGTCTCGGTGTCGTAG
- a CDS encoding ANTAR domain-containing protein produces the protein MCAERRADHVWGAVLERARAEGADPSLRHVLEACAVALGAAGCGLSMVGASGAREPVLSVGALCEELEELQFTLGQGPGVEAAGDGVVLAPDLATGAATRRWPVFAPAAVQRGVRGLFAFPVAAGAARVGVLDVYRRDPGDLGASRLSTALAFADAVLVVVLDERGAVGTGPDQYRGGMLPERRAEVHQAAGMVSVQLNVDVSEALVRLRAYAYVHERRLAEVAADVVARRLRFTSDRRGMNDTAAGNGMMDAPPHPDPDHPEGGA, from the coding sequence TTGTGCGCTGAGCGCCGAGCCGACCACGTCTGGGGAGCGGTTCTCGAACGCGCGCGGGCCGAGGGCGCCGACCCGTCGCTGCGGCACGTGCTGGAGGCCTGCGCCGTCGCGCTCGGCGCGGCCGGGTGCGGGCTCTCGATGGTCGGCGCGTCCGGCGCGCGCGAGCCGGTGCTCTCCGTCGGCGCGCTCTGCGAGGAGCTGGAGGAGCTGCAGTTCACCCTCGGCCAGGGCCCCGGCGTCGAGGCCGCCGGCGACGGCGTGGTGCTGGCGCCCGACCTCGCCACGGGGGCCGCGACGCGGCGCTGGCCCGTGTTCGCGCCGGCCGCGGTGCAGCGGGGCGTGCGGGGGCTGTTCGCGTTCCCCGTGGCGGCCGGCGCGGCCCGGGTCGGCGTGCTCGACGTGTACCGGCGCGACCCCGGCGACCTGGGTGCATCGCGCCTGTCGACGGCGCTCGCGTTCGCCGACGCGGTGCTCGTCGTGGTACTCGACGAGCGCGGCGCGGTCGGTACCGGTCCGGACCAATATCGGGGTGGCATGCTGCCGGAACGCCGCGCCGAGGTGCACCAGGCCGCGGGCATGGTGAGTGTGCAGCTCAACGTCGATGTGAGCGAGGCGCTGGTCCGGTTGCGGGCCTACGCGTACGTCCACGAACGACGGCTGGCCGAGGTGGCCGCCGACGTCGTGGCACGGCGGCTGAGATTCACGTCGGACCGGCGCGGCATGAACGACACGGCTGCGGGGAACGGGATGATGGACGCGCCTCCGCACCCCGACCCCGACCACCCGGAGGGCGGCGCATGA
- a CDS encoding GAF and ANTAR domain-containing protein → MSTTDRRVRETFVELADTLVDDYDVLGFLDVLAHRVVELLDVDACGVVLADHHGTLSLVAASTEETRLLELSQLQNAEGPCLDAFHGGRPVSMEDLRAGDERWPRFAPAAREAGFLAVHALPMRLREVVVGAMNLFAAAPGGLPADSMALGQAMADVATIGILHERTVRQQGAVVGQLQAALDSRILVEQAKGVLAERLSVSVDDAFALLRGHARSSNSKLRDVAAAVVDGAITELRA, encoded by the coding sequence ATGAGTACCACCGATCGGCGAGTCCGCGAGACCTTCGTCGAACTGGCCGACACGCTTGTCGACGACTACGACGTGCTCGGATTCCTCGACGTGCTCGCGCACCGGGTGGTCGAGCTGCTCGACGTCGATGCGTGTGGCGTCGTCCTGGCCGACCACCACGGCACGCTCAGCCTCGTCGCGGCTTCCACCGAGGAGACCCGGCTGCTGGAGCTGTCGCAGCTACAGAACGCCGAGGGCCCGTGCCTCGACGCGTTCCACGGCGGCCGGCCGGTGTCCATGGAGGACCTGCGCGCGGGCGACGAGCGTTGGCCGCGGTTCGCCCCCGCCGCCCGCGAGGCCGGTTTCCTCGCTGTCCACGCCCTGCCGATGCGGCTGCGCGAAGTGGTCGTCGGCGCGATGAACCTGTTCGCCGCCGCGCCGGGCGGGCTGCCGGCCGACTCGATGGCGCTCGGCCAGGCCATGGCCGACGTCGCCACCATCGGGATCCTGCACGAGCGCACCGTCCGCCAGCAGGGCGCGGTGGTCGGGCAGCTCCAGGCCGCTCTCGATAGCAGGATCCTCGTCGAGCAGGCCAAGGGCGTGCTCGCCGAGCGCCTGTCCGTCTCGGTCGACGACGCGTTCGCCCTGCTGCGCGGCCACGCCCGGTCGTCCAACAGCAAGCTGCGCGACGTCGCGGCCGCCGTGGTCGACGGCGCGATCACCGAGCTGCGCGCCTGA
- a CDS encoding methionine synthase has product MSDYVWAPATATGIGSLPFPDRDEAARVVVGELPDFPHLAELPARGAGADMIGRAASLLVDLHVDLQPSGWRLVARPGADEQRAASFLGADLDALEIAAYGYEGPLKVQVAGPLTLAASVEHHRGGALVGDSGARRDLAASLAEGVSAFVADATRRVPGASVVLQLDEPSLPAVLAGAIPTASGFGRLRAVDVAEASALVGAVVSRVDGPVVVHCCAPSVPVDVVRSAGAVAVSLDVSLLAGAPAAELDALAAAVDAGLAVWPGVVPSLRPSTPPSDRELAQRVVGLWRRLDQDPAAMAARTVVTPSCGLAGADPAWARRAYTLARTTARAFADLVAETS; this is encoded by the coding sequence GTGAGCGACTACGTGTGGGCGCCGGCGACGGCGACGGGCATCGGTTCACTGCCGTTCCCGGACCGCGACGAGGCCGCGCGCGTCGTCGTCGGCGAGCTGCCCGACTTCCCGCACCTGGCCGAGCTGCCCGCCCGCGGCGCCGGCGCCGACATGATCGGCCGCGCCGCGTCGCTGCTGGTCGACCTGCACGTCGACCTCCAGCCGTCCGGCTGGCGGCTGGTCGCGCGGCCGGGCGCCGACGAGCAGCGGGCGGCGTCGTTCCTGGGCGCCGACCTCGACGCGCTGGAGATCGCCGCGTACGGCTACGAGGGCCCGCTGAAGGTGCAGGTCGCGGGGCCGCTGACGCTGGCGGCGTCGGTCGAGCACCACCGCGGCGGCGCGCTCGTCGGCGACTCCGGGGCACGGCGCGACCTCGCGGCCTCGCTGGCCGAGGGCGTGTCCGCGTTCGTGGCCGACGCCACGCGGCGGGTGCCGGGCGCTTCCGTCGTCCTGCAGCTGGACGAGCCGTCGCTGCCCGCCGTGCTCGCCGGGGCGATCCCGACGGCGAGCGGGTTCGGCCGGCTCCGCGCGGTCGACGTGGCCGAGGCGTCCGCGCTGGTCGGTGCGGTGGTCTCGCGGGTGGACGGGCCGGTCGTCGTGCACTGCTGCGCGCCGTCGGTTCCGGTCGACGTCGTGCGCTCGGCCGGGGCGGTCGCGGTGTCGCTGGACGTGTCGCTGCTGGCCGGCGCGCCGGCGGCGGAGTTGGACGCGCTGGCCGCGGCGGTCGACGCGGGCCTCGCGGTGTGGCCCGGCGTGGTGCCGTCGCTGCGCCCGTCCACCCCGCCGTCCGACCGCGAGCTCGCCCAGCGCGTCGTCGGGCTCTGGCGCCGCCTCGACCAGGACCCCGCGGCCATGGCCGCCCGCACCGTCGTCACCCCGTCCTGCGGCCTCGCCGGCGCCGATCCCGCCTGGGCCCGCCGCGCCTACACCCTCGCCCGCACGACGGCGCGCGCCTTCGCCGACCTCGTCGCCGAGACGTCTTAG